A window from Ostrinia nubilalis chromosome 13, ilOstNubi1.1, whole genome shotgun sequence encodes these proteins:
- the LOC135077136 gene encoding WW domain-binding protein 11 isoform X2: MGRRSINTTKSGKYMNPTDQARKEARKKELKKNKRQRQMVRAAVLKMKDPTQILEELQKIDEMEYNVLQPSPLNEKVLKEKRKKLRETFDRVLKMYDKDDSEKWVELKRQEMEYEKRRAHLISYYESVKHAQSVQVDDIPLPTLQVPENVLFGNMPSQIPLPLDSAHPLIPVKPILKKDSAYKERPLGIEPPGVPPGPPPDFALLVEEIKTKSKDKEKKTIRFMDMADEGPPGTCHQPPIEDGEPMDEDERPTSPPGVSATPAPKPTSLQQRMLALSGQNIDDFMKEMEEVHRKRERDRAADLNARLSALKRSTGGRDSDSDSDTEGAPPPLMPHEFGPLEPPGVELRQMPPPLLPPGSLPPGLRPPPLRAPLGPPPLRLPPGPPAGRPPAPPGPPPGLPPRGMLRPPGPPPGAPPRLLRPLVPPPPPKAMPPVSVLSAAPQLIPKKDGPQGATISAKPQIRNLSADVTRFVPSALRVKREDKKSKPTKTGALLRPTEMPKQAPSKDDAYMQFMKEMEGLL; this comes from the exons ATGGGGCGTCGTTCCATCAATACCACGAAAAGTGGTAAATATATGAACCCGACGGATCAAGCAA GAAAGGAAGCCAGGAAAAAAGAGTTGAAGAAGAATAAGAGGCAAAGACAGATGGTTCGAGCAGCAGTTTTAAAAATGAAAGATCCAACACAAATTTTAGAAGAACTTCAAAAGATTGATGAAATGG AGTATAATGTGCTTCAACCGTCTCCTCTTAACGAGAAGGTCCTCAaagagaaaagaaagaaattgagGGAAACATTTGATAGGGTCCTCAAGATGTAT GACAAAGATGATTCAGAGAAATGGGTAGAGCTTAAGCGTCAAGAGATGGAATATGAGAAAAGGAGAGCTCACTTGATATCTTATTATGAATCTGTCAAACATGCCCAATCGGTTCAAGTTGATGATATCCCCCTACCAACTCTACAA GTACCAGAAAATGTCCTTTTTGGTAATATGCCATCACAAATACCTCTGCCACTGGACTCTGCTCATCCACTGATACCTGTCAAGCCTATTTTAAAGAAGGATTCTGCGTataaa GAACGCCCTCTAGGAATAGAGCCTCCGGGCGTGCCACCCGGCCCGCCGCCTGACTTCGCGCTGCTAGTGGAAGAGATAAAGACAAAATCTAAGGACAAAGAGAAAAAGACCATTCGCTTCATGGACATGGCTGACGAAGGACCGCCGGGAACATGT CACCAGCCCCCAATAGAGGACGGCGAGCCTATGGACGAAGACGAGCGTCCCACCAGCCCCCCCGGGGTCTCAGCCACCCCGGCGCCAAAGCCTACGTCACTACAGCAAAGAATGTTGGCGCTGTCTGGACAGAATATAGACGACTTTATGAAAGAGATGGAAGAGGTGCATAGGAAGAGGGAAAGGGACAGAGCAGCGGATCTGAATGCAAG ACTGAGCGCGCTAAAACGCAGCACTGGCGGGCGCGATAGCGACTCCGACAGCGATACAGagggcgcgccgccgccactCATGCCGCACGAGTTCGGGCCGCTCGAGCCGCCCGGCGTCGAGCTGAGGCAGATGCCGCCGCCGCTGCTGCCGCCCGGCAGCCTGCCGCCAG GTCTCCGCCCACCTCCTCTCCGTGCACCATTAGGGCCGCCGCCTCTCCGGCTGCCCCCCGGGCCCCCCGCGGGCCGGCCCCCGGCGCCCCCGGGGCCCCCGCCCGGCCTTCCCCCGCGCGGCATGCTGCGCCCCCCCGGCCCCCCGCCTGGGGCCCCCCCTCGTCTGTTGAGGCCCCTCGTCCCGCCCCCGCCGCCTAAAGCGATGCCCCCGGTATCTGTGTTGTCGGCCGCACCGCAGCTTATACCAAAGAAGGATGGACCACAAG GTGCAACAATATCAGCCAAGCCGCAAATCCGCAACTTATCAGCTGACGTGACCAGATTCGTGCCTTCGGCTCTGCGTGTGAAACGCGAAGACAAGAAGTCTAAACCTACCAAGACGGGTGCCTTACTTCGGCCAACTGAGATGCCAAAACAAGCGCCAAGCAAAGACGACGCGTACATGCAATTCATGAAGGAAATGGAGGGACTGTTATAG
- the LOC135077136 gene encoding WW domain-binding protein 11 isoform X1, which yields MGRRSINTTKSGKYMNPTDQARKEARKKELKKNKRQRQMVRAAVLKMKDPTQILEELQKIDEMEYNVLQPSPLNEKVLKEKRKKLRETFDRVLKMYDKDDSEKWVELKRQEMEYEKRRAHLISYYESVKHAQSVQVDDIPLPTLQVPENVLFGNMPSQIPLPLDSAHPLIPVKPILKKDSAYKERPLGIEPPGVPPGPPPDFALLVEEIKTKSKDKEKKTIRFMDMADEGPPGTCSKPLPQTVQQHQPPIEDGEPMDEDERPTSPPGVSATPAPKPTSLQQRMLALSGQNIDDFMKEMEEVHRKRERDRAADLNARLSALKRSTGGRDSDSDSDTEGAPPPLMPHEFGPLEPPGVELRQMPPPLLPPGSLPPGLRPPPLRAPLGPPPLRLPPGPPAGRPPAPPGPPPGLPPRGMLRPPGPPPGAPPRLLRPLVPPPPPKAMPPVSVLSAAPQLIPKKDGPQGATISAKPQIRNLSADVTRFVPSALRVKREDKKSKPTKTGALLRPTEMPKQAPSKDDAYMQFMKEMEGLL from the exons ATGGGGCGTCGTTCCATCAATACCACGAAAAGTGGTAAATATATGAACCCGACGGATCAAGCAA GAAAGGAAGCCAGGAAAAAAGAGTTGAAGAAGAATAAGAGGCAAAGACAGATGGTTCGAGCAGCAGTTTTAAAAATGAAAGATCCAACACAAATTTTAGAAGAACTTCAAAAGATTGATGAAATGG AGTATAATGTGCTTCAACCGTCTCCTCTTAACGAGAAGGTCCTCAaagagaaaagaaagaaattgagGGAAACATTTGATAGGGTCCTCAAGATGTAT GACAAAGATGATTCAGAGAAATGGGTAGAGCTTAAGCGTCAAGAGATGGAATATGAGAAAAGGAGAGCTCACTTGATATCTTATTATGAATCTGTCAAACATGCCCAATCGGTTCAAGTTGATGATATCCCCCTACCAACTCTACAA GTACCAGAAAATGTCCTTTTTGGTAATATGCCATCACAAATACCTCTGCCACTGGACTCTGCTCATCCACTGATACCTGTCAAGCCTATTTTAAAGAAGGATTCTGCGTataaa GAACGCCCTCTAGGAATAGAGCCTCCGGGCGTGCCACCCGGCCCGCCGCCTGACTTCGCGCTGCTAGTGGAAGAGATAAAGACAAAATCTAAGGACAAAGAGAAAAAGACCATTCGCTTCATGGACATGGCTGACGAAGGACCGCCGGGAACATGT TCGAAACCATTACCTCAAACTGTTCAACAGCACCAGCCCCCAATAGAGGACGGCGAGCCTATGGACGAAGACGAGCGTCCCACCAGCCCCCCCGGGGTCTCAGCCACCCCGGCGCCAAAGCCTACGTCACTACAGCAAAGAATGTTGGCGCTGTCTGGACAGAATATAGACGACTTTATGAAAGAGATGGAAGAGGTGCATAGGAAGAGGGAAAGGGACAGAGCAGCGGATCTGAATGCAAG ACTGAGCGCGCTAAAACGCAGCACTGGCGGGCGCGATAGCGACTCCGACAGCGATACAGagggcgcgccgccgccactCATGCCGCACGAGTTCGGGCCGCTCGAGCCGCCCGGCGTCGAGCTGAGGCAGATGCCGCCGCCGCTGCTGCCGCCCGGCAGCCTGCCGCCAG GTCTCCGCCCACCTCCTCTCCGTGCACCATTAGGGCCGCCGCCTCTCCGGCTGCCCCCCGGGCCCCCCGCGGGCCGGCCCCCGGCGCCCCCGGGGCCCCCGCCCGGCCTTCCCCCGCGCGGCATGCTGCGCCCCCCCGGCCCCCCGCCTGGGGCCCCCCCTCGTCTGTTGAGGCCCCTCGTCCCGCCCCCGCCGCCTAAAGCGATGCCCCCGGTATCTGTGTTGTCGGCCGCACCGCAGCTTATACCAAAGAAGGATGGACCACAAG GTGCAACAATATCAGCCAAGCCGCAAATCCGCAACTTATCAGCTGACGTGACCAGATTCGTGCCTTCGGCTCTGCGTGTGAAACGCGAAGACAAGAAGTCTAAACCTACCAAGACGGGTGCCTTACTTCGGCCAACTGAGATGCCAAAACAAGCGCCAAGCAAAGACGACGCGTACATGCAATTCATGAAGGAAATGGAGGGACTGTTATAG